A region of Micromonospora chokoriensis DNA encodes the following proteins:
- a CDS encoding thiamine pyrophosphate-binding protein, with protein sequence MAERRVADLVVERLLAWRVPRVFGYPGAAIAPLVEALESTGGEPAFVPARHEETASFMATGHAKFTGGIGVCLATQGPSAVQLLNGLYDAKLDSKPVVAIVGEDIAGPLGGAHQEIGLSRLFGDVCNQFVRYGRSPEDVAALLDQAFRTAAATRSPTCVVLPRQLQEAVVPDLQPSAVGVVSATPGEPLARVLPHDVDLDAAAQLLGGGQRVAILVGQGGRDAAPEIIEVADRLGAGVATSLLGKPVLDERLPFHTGVLGEVGTPAAAELMGGCDTLLMVGTNDPWTEYFPMPEQARTVQIDIDGRRIGARYPADVPLVGDAAETLRALLTRLRGQPEQRWRATVEASVDRWRDVAAERVAAPADPVNPQLVLQELSARMPGTGAVAVDVGSVLYWYARHLTLPPGVNAQLCGTLGSMGCALPYAVAAKLAAPDRPVVALVGDGAMQLNGLAELITVSHHWQQWRDPRLVVLVLNNRDQSGMGGGRAPSSDSTRRRPDVPYAGWARLLGLHGVRVDRPELVGAAWDEALAADRPCVLEAVVDPAVSLAPPEPAFADLRGLYADGAPARKVREQVEVTANAQDVV encoded by the coding sequence ATGGCTGAGCGCCGCGTCGCGGACCTGGTGGTGGAACGGCTCCTGGCCTGGCGGGTACCCCGCGTCTTCGGCTACCCGGGGGCGGCGATCGCCCCGTTGGTCGAGGCGTTGGAGAGCACCGGCGGCGAACCGGCGTTCGTCCCGGCGCGACACGAGGAGACCGCCTCGTTCATGGCCACCGGGCACGCCAAGTTCACCGGCGGCATCGGGGTCTGCCTCGCCACCCAGGGGCCCAGCGCCGTCCAACTGCTCAACGGCCTCTACGACGCCAAGCTGGACAGCAAACCGGTGGTCGCGATCGTCGGGGAGGACATCGCCGGGCCACTCGGCGGCGCGCACCAGGAGATCGGGTTGAGCCGGCTCTTCGGGGACGTGTGCAACCAGTTCGTCCGGTACGGCCGCAGTCCCGAGGACGTGGCGGCACTGCTGGACCAGGCGTTCCGTACGGCGGCGGCGACCCGCAGCCCGACCTGTGTGGTGCTGCCGCGGCAGTTGCAGGAGGCCGTGGTGCCCGACCTGCAACCGTCCGCCGTCGGGGTGGTCTCGGCGACCCCGGGCGAGCCGCTGGCCCGGGTGCTGCCGCACGACGTGGACCTCGACGCCGCCGCCCAACTGCTCGGTGGCGGCCAGCGGGTGGCGATCCTGGTCGGCCAGGGCGGTCGCGACGCGGCGCCCGAGATCATCGAGGTGGCCGACCGGCTCGGTGCCGGCGTGGCCACCTCACTGCTGGGCAAGCCGGTGCTCGACGAGCGGCTGCCGTTCCACACCGGTGTCCTCGGCGAGGTGGGCACCCCGGCGGCGGCCGAACTGATGGGCGGCTGCGACACGTTGCTGATGGTCGGCACCAACGACCCGTGGACCGAGTACTTCCCGATGCCGGAACAGGCCCGCACGGTGCAGATCGACATCGACGGTCGCCGGATCGGCGCCCGCTACCCGGCCGACGTCCCGCTCGTCGGTGACGCCGCCGAAACCCTGCGGGCGCTACTGACCCGACTGCGCGGCCAACCCGAGCAGCGGTGGCGCGCCACAGTGGAGGCCTCGGTGGACCGGTGGCGGGACGTCGCCGCCGAGCGGGTCGCCGCGCCCGCCGACCCGGTCAACCCGCAGCTCGTCCTCCAGGAGCTCTCCGCCCGGATGCCGGGCACCGGAGCCGTCGCGGTCGACGTCGGCTCGGTCCTCTACTGGTACGCCCGGCACCTCACCCTGCCACCGGGGGTGAACGCCCAACTGTGCGGCACACTCGGGTCGATGGGCTGCGCCCTGCCGTACGCGGTGGCCGCCAAGCTCGCCGCCCCCGACCGACCGGTGGTCGCGTTGGTCGGCGACGGGGCGATGCAGCTCAACGGGCTCGCCGAGCTGATCACCGTCTCCCACCACTGGCAGCAGTGGCGGGACCCTCGCCTGGTGGTGCTGGTGCTCAACAACCGGGACCAGAGCGGCATGGGCGGTGGGCGGGCGCCCTCGTCCGATTCGACCCGTCGCCGCCCCGACGTCCCGTACGCCGGTTGGGCCCGACTGCTCGGGCTGCACGGGGTGCGGGTGGACCGCCCGGAGCTGGTCGGAGCCGCCTGGGACGAGGCCCTCGCGGCGGACCGTCCCTGCGTACTGGAGGCGGTCGTCGACCCGGCGGTGTCGTTGGCGCCGCCGGAGCCGGCGTTCGCCGACCTGCGGGGCCTGTACGCCGACGGGGCTCCCGCCCGGAAGGTCCGGGAGCAGGTGGAGGTCACCGCGAACGCCCAGGACGTCGTTTAG